A region from the Paenibacillus humicola genome encodes:
- the thrC gene encoding threonine synthase, whose translation MRYLGLLQTYREYLPVTDETPLITLQEGNTPLVRAEHLSDELGLDLYFKYEGLNPTGSFKDRGMVMAVAKAMEEGSRTVMCASTGNTSAAAAAYAARGGLNCIVLIPNNNIALGKLAQAIIYGAKVIAIEGNFDRALEIVREITAKHPITLVNSVNPYRIEGQKTAAFEVCDQLGKAPDYLAIPVGNAGNISAYWKGFKEYHAQGKSASLPKMVGFEAEGAMAIVKGEPIPNPETVATAIRIGNPASWKTAVAAAEESGGRIDYVTDDEILHAYRTIASREGIFAEPASAASIAGVIKLKAQGAFRGGETVVCVLTGHGLKDPNIAIKTVNADPVVVQDSEAAVMEAIRRLEGEA comes from the coding sequence ATGAGATATCTCGGCCTGCTTCAAACGTACAGGGAATATTTGCCGGTGACGGACGAGACGCCGCTCATCACGCTCCAGGAGGGCAACACGCCGCTTGTCCGCGCGGAGCATTTGTCCGACGAGCTCGGGCTCGACCTTTATTTCAAATACGAGGGGCTGAACCCGACCGGTTCGTTCAAGGACCGCGGCATGGTCATGGCGGTCGCCAAAGCGATGGAGGAAGGCAGCCGGACGGTCATGTGCGCTTCGACCGGCAATACTTCGGCCGCCGCGGCGGCCTACGCGGCGCGCGGCGGACTGAACTGCATCGTGCTCATCCCGAACAACAACATCGCGCTCGGCAAGCTGGCGCAGGCGATCATTTACGGCGCGAAGGTGATCGCGATCGAGGGCAATTTCGACCGTGCGCTTGAAATCGTGCGCGAAATTACGGCGAAGCACCCGATCACGCTAGTCAATTCCGTCAATCCGTACCGGATCGAGGGACAGAAGACGGCCGCTTTCGAAGTGTGCGACCAGCTCGGCAAGGCGCCGGACTATCTGGCGATCCCGGTCGGCAACGCGGGCAATATTTCGGCCTACTGGAAAGGCTTCAAGGAATATCATGCGCAGGGCAAATCGGCGTCTCTGCCGAAAATGGTCGGCTTCGAGGCCGAAGGCGCGATGGCGATCGTGAAGGGCGAGCCGATCCCGAATCCGGAGACGGTCGCGACGGCGATCCGCATCGGCAACCCGGCGAGCTGGAAGACGGCCGTCGCGGCGGCGGAGGAATCCGGCGGCCGGATCGACTACGTGACCGACGACGAAATTTTGCATGCATACCGGACGATCGCATCGCGTGAGGGCATTTTCGCCGAGCCGGCGTCGGCCGCATCGATCGCCGGCGTCATAAAGCTGAAAGCGCAGGGCGCTTTTCGCGGCGGCGAGACGGTCGTCTGCGTGCTGACCGGCCATGGACTGAAGGACCCGAACATCGCGATCAAGACCGTGAACGCCGATCCCGTCGTCGTGCAGGATTCCGAGGCCGCGGTGATGGAGGCGATCCGGCGGCTGGAAGGTGAAGCGTAA
- the thrB gene encoding homoserine kinase, with the protein MADRRVIVKVPASTANLGPGFDTLGMALSLYAWIEMAVPADGETVIELLNEELDGIPRDKSNLIYKVAQRVFREAGADVPELYIAMYSDIPLTRGLGSSASAIVGALAAANALIGSPLNNDRLFQIATELEGHPDNAGASLFGGIVVTSWDGSRAEHIKLEPHPELDVLAAIPDFHLATEKARHALPAEIKLADAAFNVGNSSLLVAALAGGRLDLIRHAMRDRLHQPYRAPLIPGMAEILEGAVDHGALGAALSGAGPTLLALIECGSGRKRELERFLLDTLAREGIAAETLWLKPCASGTEITLLDRGEPTLTEWIKGEVRA; encoded by the coding sequence ATGGCGGACCGCCGCGTAATCGTAAAGGTTCCGGCCAGTACGGCCAACCTTGGGCCGGGCTTCGATACGCTCGGGATGGCGCTGTCCTTGTACGCCTGGATCGAGATGGCGGTTCCCGCGGATGGCGAAACGGTCATCGAGCTGCTGAACGAGGAACTGGACGGCATTCCGAGGGACAAGTCCAACCTGATTTATAAAGTCGCTCAGCGGGTATTTCGGGAAGCGGGTGCGGATGTGCCCGAGCTGTATATCGCCATGTACAGCGACATTCCTCTGACGCGCGGGCTCGGCAGCAGCGCTTCGGCGATCGTCGGGGCGCTGGCGGCGGCTAACGCGCTGATCGGCAGCCCGCTGAATAACGACCGGCTGTTTCAGATCGCAACGGAGCTGGAAGGTCATCCCGATAATGCCGGCGCCTCGCTGTTTGGCGGAATCGTCGTGACCTCCTGGGATGGCAGCCGGGCGGAGCATATCAAGCTCGAGCCGCATCCGGAGCTGGACGTGCTGGCGGCGATTCCGGACTTCCACCTGGCAACTGAGAAAGCGCGGCATGCGCTGCCGGCCGAAATTAAGCTGGCCGATGCGGCGTTCAACGTCGGGAACAGCTCGCTGCTTGTCGCCGCGTTAGCCGGCGGCCGGCTCGACCTGATCCGGCATGCGATGCGGGACCGGCTGCACCAGCCGTACCGGGCGCCGCTTATTCCCGGCATGGCCGAAATTTTGGAAGGGGCCGTAGACCACGGCGCGCTTGGAGCCGCGCTCAGCGGCGCCGGCCCAACGCTCCTGGCGCTCATCGAATGCGGCAGCGGCCGCAAACGCGAGCTGGAGCGGTTTCTGCTGGATACGCTCGCCCGCGAAGGCATCGCCGCCGAAACGTTGTGGCTGAAGCCGTGCGCGAGCGGCACGGAAATCACGCTGCTTGACCGGGGCGAGCCTACGCTTACGGAATGGATTAAAGGAGAAGTCAGGGCATGA
- the pheA gene encoding prephenate dehydratase, which produces MIKVASLPQGSTSDEAARYLFSGIDAQFEYHRLIADVFQSTAQGRTDFAVIPIENTIEGSVSLHTDWLVNEVEVPIQAEWVYPSLQNLIGRLTELSGDDGVLDYGRIMKVMSHPVAMAQCHQFLKTHLPHAELEHVGSTSEAVRIVRDNPMSGWAAIGQKTAAENNGLDILKEGVTDHNNNYTRFLLIGPKPFEGRTPDKQKTTILVTLPEDYPGALHQVLSAFAWRRINLSRIESRPTKKKLGNYYFLIDIEMSLDTVLLPYAITEIEAIGCQVRILGSYPSFKYGG; this is translated from the coding sequence ATGATAAAAGTAGCTAGTTTGCCGCAGGGCTCCACGTCCGACGAAGCGGCCCGGTATTTGTTTTCCGGTATTGACGCGCAGTTTGAATATCATCGGCTGATTGCCGACGTTTTTCAGTCCACGGCGCAGGGGCGGACCGATTTCGCGGTCATTCCGATCGAGAATACGATCGAAGGCTCGGTCAGCCTGCATACGGACTGGCTGGTCAACGAAGTGGAAGTACCGATTCAGGCCGAATGGGTATACCCGTCGCTGCAAAATCTGATCGGCCGCCTCACGGAGCTGTCCGGAGACGACGGCGTGCTCGACTACGGACGAATCATGAAGGTGATGAGCCACCCCGTGGCGATGGCCCAGTGTCACCAGTTTCTGAAAACGCATCTCCCGCATGCCGAGCTGGAGCATGTCGGCAGCACGTCGGAGGCGGTGCGGATCGTCCGCGACAATCCGATGTCGGGCTGGGCGGCGATCGGCCAGAAGACGGCGGCGGAAAACAACGGGCTCGACATCCTGAAGGAAGGCGTAACGGATCACAACAACAATTACACCCGTTTTCTGCTCATCGGTCCGAAGCCGTTCGAAGGCAGGACGCCGGATAAGCAGAAGACGACGATTCTCGTCACGCTGCCCGAGGATTACCCGGGAGCGCTTCATCAGGTGCTGTCCGCGTTCGCATGGCGGAGAATCAACCTGTCGCGGATCGAATCGAGGCCGACCAAGAAGAAGCTCGGCAACTATTATTTTTTGATCGATATCGAAATGTCGCTGGATACCGTCCTGCTGCCGTACGCCATTACCGAAATCGAGGCGATCGGCTGCCAGGTTCGTATATTGGGGAGCTACCCCAGCTTCAAATACGGCGGCTAG
- the ilvE gene encoding branched-chain-amino-acid transaminase, with the protein MPEQVIYLNGDFVRKEDAKVSVYDHGFLYGDGIFEGIRIYGGNIFKCKEHLDRLYDSAKSIMLDIPLTYDEMQQALVETIRRNEMRDGYIRLVVSRGPGNLGLDPKRCPTAWVIIIVEQLAIYPEEAYRDGLVSVSVSQRRNIPDALNPKIKSLNYLNNILVKIQANLAGVGEAIMLNAQGYVAEGSSDNIFIVKNGVVTTPPCYIGALEGITRGAIMELCVKLGYKLKEEPFTLHDVYVADEVFFTGTAAEVIAVREVDGRTIGAGKAGPITTHLLSEFRKIVMSDGVKVFE; encoded by the coding sequence ATGCCAGAGCAAGTCATTTATTTGAACGGCGATTTTGTCCGTAAAGAGGATGCCAAGGTTTCGGTTTACGACCACGGCTTCCTGTACGGCGACGGTATTTTTGAAGGCATCCGCATTTACGGCGGCAATATTTTCAAGTGCAAGGAGCACCTTGACCGCCTGTACGATTCGGCCAAATCGATTATGCTCGACATTCCGCTTACTTATGACGAAATGCAGCAGGCGCTCGTCGAGACGATCCGCCGCAACGAAATGCGCGACGGATATATCCGGCTTGTCGTCTCTCGCGGGCCGGGCAACCTCGGACTCGATCCGAAACGGTGTCCGACCGCCTGGGTCATCATTATTGTCGAGCAGCTGGCCATTTACCCGGAGGAAGCGTACCGGGACGGCCTCGTGTCGGTATCGGTCTCCCAGCGCCGCAACATCCCGGACGCCCTTAATCCGAAAATTAAATCGCTCAATTACTTGAATAACATTCTCGTCAAAATCCAGGCGAACCTGGCCGGCGTCGGCGAAGCGATCATGCTGAATGCGCAGGGCTATGTGGCGGAAGGCTCCAGCGACAATATTTTCATCGTGAAAAATGGCGTCGTCACCACGCCGCCCTGCTACATCGGCGCGCTGGAAGGCATTACGCGCGGCGCGATCATGGAACTGTGCGTAAAGCTCGGCTACAAGCTGAAGGAGGAGCCGTTCACGCTGCACGATGTGTATGTCGCCGACGAAGTGTTCTTTACGGGCACGGCGGCGGAGGTCATTGCGGTGCGCGAGGTCGACGGGCGCACGATCGGCGCCGGCAAAGCCGGCCCGATTACGACGCATCTGCTGTCGGAATTCCGCAAAATCGTCATGTCCGACGGGGTGAAGGTGTTCGAATAG